The segment TGAAACCCGAGTTTAGGAAGCAAAttgtattattatatataattataatatgtaAGTTTCTTGTTTCATTTTCGATGAGtatattttatctaaattaattaatagtgaaattaaagaaaaaaaaacaatgtcGCAGTATCAATGTAGGTAGTCCAGGTATATGAGTTATCTATGATTCTAATTGCAAATTATGGTCGTCCCCAATTATAATATGTAGAACCCTACAATTAAATCAAGCATATTGTATATTTATAATGAACGTGCCATCCATATCATAGAGAGACAGGTGGAGAGAAAAATAAATGTAGTCCATTCCATCACCAATGAACTATATCATGTCTGACTatacaataataacaataataataatagagcAGAAGCCTCTTCAGTCTTCTCTATTGTCTCAACTCTCAACCACCCCCACCCCAACCCATATAAGAACAAAACAATAGAAATAGTTAAGTACAGTTTACACTTTACAGCTCAGCTCGGCTCGGACACCGCTTAATATTATATTACtagtattaattaattatatcCCGAGCGGCAGCATTAGCCTGAAACAAATTAATAATGGCGTTGTAAAAATTGGGATGTGAAAGTGAATTAATTTTGATGGTCTAACGAACATGAAGACGGAGTTGAAGAAATTGTGGTGGCGGAGGCCGATGAGGTTCTGGGCGTTGCCGCCGACTGCTTCTGCTTCAACACCACCGTGGGGAGGATGCTGGTTTTCCTCCTTTCTTGCTCTTTGATTAAGTCACCTCCCATCATCTCCAGTTTCTCCAAATTCGTCACCTCACTCCTCTTTTTCCCTTTGAAAAGATGCGACTCCACGTTTCTTTGACCTAGCATCTCCTTTGTAATGCTCATCACTGCCTCGCTTTTACTATTTGGCTTAACGTTAGGGGTCCCCTGAATTCTCACGTACTTGCTTCCATTTCCGCTTCCTCCGAATGCCATTGAAACTGCTTGATCAACCTGTACATATGGTTCGTTAATCTCAGCCATGGGATGTACATTTTAGCTAGCTTTGATTAATAATATGTTTCATTTTTCATATATGTATTAAGATTCATTTTTGTACTTACCATATCGGAAGCTCCCTCGCCGGCTATTCTAAGAAACCTTGTCGGCGCGGGAGTAAGAGTAAGGTCGCCGGAGCCGGAGCCGGAACCGAAACCGGACTCTCCATTCCCCAAAGATAGGACCAAAAGATCCTCCACCCCATTACAAAACGGGAACTCCTGCTTATTATTCAGCACGTGTGTTATCGCCGCCGCAGCTGGATTGTTCATGGCCACCCCACCTTCTACCGCCAGGATTTTCGTCCTCTCATCCACTGACTTCATTCCTACTGCTCCCACAACCGTCGGATCAGCCGACGTTGCGTAACACACGTCTTTCATCTTGAAATCATAGCCGTCCATTTCCAATGCATCAGCGCGGGAAAACAAGAATGGCGCGTTGGAACAGAGATCGTAGCAGGGTATCAAAATCGGCTTCAAGGTATCTTTCAAAGTCAGCTCCCCGAAAGTTTTGCTCAACAGTTTTTTCACCTTCGATGGACGGAAAAGTCGACGGAATATTCCCTGAGGCGAGGAGGGAAAGAGTTTCCGACGGTTTTTCAGAAGGAACTGAAGAGCTTGGTCTGCAGTAAAAATGGGAGCGCCGTTTTCAGCGCGAGTAAACAACAATGCGGCGAGAATCGCACCAGCACCAGAGCCTGCAACAACGTCGAAATACTGGGCAATGACAG is part of the Gossypium arboreum isolate Shixiya-1 chromosome 5, ASM2569848v2, whole genome shotgun sequence genome and harbors:
- the LOC108450751 gene encoding patatin-like protein 7; translated protein: MALLINEVDSLTNQIFSILENKFLFGDHENNAAAKTHEEDHLKSGNQLSGKVRILSIDSGSFSDGILAAQSLLTLQTFLRQKSGNPNAVIAQYFDVVAGSGAGAILAALLFTRAENGAPIFTADQALQFLLKNRRKLFPSSPQGIFRRLFRPSKVKKLLSKTFGELTLKDTLKPILIPCYDLCSNAPFLFSRADALEMDGYDFKMKDVCYATSADPTVVGAVGMKSVDERTKILAVEGGVAMNNPAAAAITHVLNNKQEFPFCNGVEDLLVLSLGNGESGFGSGSGSGDLTLTPAPTRFLRIAGEGASDMVDQAVSMAFGGSGNGSKYVRIQGTPNVKPNSKSEAVMSITKEMLGQRNVESHLFKGKKRSEVTNLEKLEMMGGDLIKEQERRKTSILPTVVLKQKQSAATPRTSSASATTISSTPSSCSLDHQN